One window of the Bombus affinis isolate iyBomAffi1 chromosome 10, iyBomAffi1.2, whole genome shotgun sequence genome contains the following:
- the LOC126921030 gene encoding uncharacterized protein LOC126921030 isoform X4 produces MMEPPVTSKVLRAPNLKRGQENVRIQDRIKLERVLGVTVSSNAALDCDATSELVAYPAGCTVVLFNPRKNTQAHVLNACRKTVTSLALAGDGRFLATGECGHMPNVRVWDISDPYNAVQFAEFSGHKYGINCVAFSPSNKYVVSVGSQHDMIVNVWDWRNNVKVASNKVSSKVKAVCFAENGNYFVTVGNRHVKFWYLEYSRSAKYKEPVPLMGRSAILGEQRNNDFVDVACGRGDMADSTYAITKTGLLCEFNNRRLLDKWVELRTSSANCMAVGDKYIFIGCAEGIVRCFSPSTLQFITTLPRTHYLGVDVAQGLSISHMSQHPTNARYPDAIALAFDERNNKLTCVYNDHSIYVWDVRDIRRVGKSHSFLYHSACIWGVEMYPTGSDSMTSMPAGSFITCSSDDTIRVWNLEKDISPDDTLYKRNIYSNELLKVLYIDPELTYLKDLDLAAAGSSEKSDASYDGRNGVRSIRVSPDGKHLASGDRSGNIRIHDLSSLEELCLIEAHDAEVLCLEYSKFSRYSAEPPRLLASASRDRLIHVFSVDQGYNFLQTLDDHSSSITAVRFFNQSNQSNQIQMVSCGADKSIIFRQLQSTPGGMPQFARGHNAQGKTTLYDMEVDSGQKHVLTACQDRNIRVYNVATGKHSKTFKGSVGEDGSLIKVVLDASGIYVATSCTDKTLCVYDYYSGECMATMLGHSELVTGLRFSPDCRNLVSASGDGCIFVWRVPRDMVVTMQARLAQQAMRAGKRPSQVNGTGIDIQLDNETFGSPPPEFLDPNANPTSQNVGVDYRFSVGQLPLWAKKQINTTNADEGAVLGSNVRPLGVDLPKGRWAQRVQQGDGITVKSVYDSDEVIPFPPPRGAIDSDGGGGGGGSKDSSIDSGTETKCSSDYRRETIVIKRVIGGNVTVTRGSNITELTRQSRSRHHTDDSSLGSFKFEDHESTEHDGDVEDYSEGENGTTGSEKSHHRLMYYPAPEDTVSNQFTVNAMDVEELRRSQRRQKKPRNGESGRTSELTASGSQDDSDSEGGASTPSAERNPLSMLSEASSEGFDQLAKQSHREKFLKNAFESLSGAEEPTNRSVKTTSISSQFHGRLSGNGDNGGNNKIRNAAVVNATKQARGDSDVAKKREELQRRIEETRRKLQSVGYKSSLKTSQSISDLSSHIPEKHHRSNRLSTGNKSGQQTQYSKPINPCKPIPNPKPPLKPQQLVNKISVVGNAPLKLDIPNDNCLSKSPTTSCVNDKTKPSLSRPLTLTLKKTEKYKLSLNKPNQSLPESPVCEELKLLKEQCKKNVSRFARFAQKRRSCSYFIGLDDNEEDMENIAKSFESLPAMNERNIENLNDPMDDGDEGNGNFSDDSLEGDFKNPPRRCVSDYQINMHIDHQQGTQRNYSTYQTFSKRILTGSQESILSDASVESFSKGSAEILDYSHYDNDRHSSASFFLSRRKMQAGRSHESILTDESDYQMFPLHENIDHRSTESVLTDDSDSLVKSAPLEMLFDSHYKRKRQNSETYSGNPNNAVIPSSNTENSANDPTSCRAVFRSKSLQDTRISQARNENSYSEDNAQPATCIYYEFNFNDQSDTNVEMRIGTKSDTMSRSNSLKVAKEPQSMLILNDFVAHKPPKPKRNSARTQSMRNRARPAWNKYVDSASQSSCVKPADSDNYPNKSHGEERAARNGAEVKSDTNESLHASKRIEQLLQPSSYSLQPSDDKDSKTKFYSLQTRRADKGIAYDAGGPMDNFAFDPNDSSCQTKSYRGRDVDEDQIDASHAERNRHRCFENQIPTKDTQETYDSLEPPTTVSCDLQATGMQNASNLLTTNERIDNLDASVDLRITRAIEGTVKLLSKEFENLVRREQYLMKEKCLRMSHCQETSENFAKLEAERDGRFCSLRRDIRFHSGGEDSDCADTSAMDKSMMESGSSTSASSCTNSPKRMWPPASRCQSHTKWTKTLPTINQAILPSKHLYAVGSSGGRISSKVFDSEEEGGGMRRACSLSDLSVSPPNRLLHGPIQVSGKVGNKNANASARSGLGSANSGNQSRHGSTKNHSSHMTRSSSVGVLNQSDSESDVGAGNNRGWNNQTGSNRISGLMRPTISSQNKINHQAKSNSSSNSNLPSVLRRRGMQGAYSSVNLSQVGNQEDSSSEDTSSNGNGGKPALPPRPRSISIDHSTTSLSLPGTTVRRSGSTTIITNGRNGNNTMGQNASRMTTTNRNQLDPSPQELPVKDTDRAIDVASAELGTDKTLVSTQLCNTIADELTRTADNVVQLYKRLTIDNEDDPSRASIDRDTMLRGLESSVNETMRTLRLVVSGGEGHEGSTNPENVTMNEATAKFQELLAGQDQGKVVNMMQQYSELLLNMMQQRMGGTQSSHT; encoded by the exons GCATTTTCACCGAGCAACAAGTACGTGGTATCCGTGGGCTCTCAACACGATATGATCGTCAACGTCTGGGACTGGAGGAACAATGTTAAAGTGGCGTCGAACAAAGTCTCGAGCAAAGTGAAGGCCGTCTGCTTCGCGGAAAACGGCAATTACTTCGTTACCGTCGGCAACAGACACGTCAAGTTTTGGTATCTCGAATACTCGCGCAGTGCCAAG TATAAGGAACCTGTGCCTTTGATGGGTCGGTCTGCCATATTAGGAGAACAGAGAAACAACGATTTCGTGGACGTAGCCTGCGGCCGAGGGGATATGGCGGATTCGACGTACGCGATCACCAAAACGGGGCTCCTATGCGAATTTAATAACAGGAGGCTGTTGGACAAATGGGTGGAGCTTCGC ACGAGCAGTGCCAATTGCATGGCCGTTGGAGACAAATACATCTTCATCGGCTGCGCGGAGGGAATCGTGAGGTGCTTCAGTCCTAGCACGCTTCAGTTCATCACCACGTTACCGAGAACGCATTACCTAGGCGTGGACGTCGCTCAGGGATTGTCCATTAG TCACATGTCTCAGCATCCGACGAACGCGAGGTATCCGGACGCGATCGCGCTGGCGTTCGACGAACGGAACAACAAACTGACCTGCGTCTACAACGACCACAGCATCTACGTGTGGGACGTGCGGGACATCAGGCGGGTCGGCAAGTCCCATTCGTTTCTCTACCACTCGGCGTGTATCTGGGGCGTCGAGATGTATCCCACAGGATCGGATTCCATGACCAGTATGCCGGCTGGCAGTTTCATCACCTGTTCCAGCGACGACACCATCCGCGTGTGGAACCTCGAGAAGGACATCTCCCCGGACGACACGCTCTACAAGCGAAACATCTATAGCAACGAGTTGCTCAAAGTGCTCTACATAGATCCGGAGCTGACTTACTTGAAAGATCTGGATCTGGCGGCTGCCGGGTCGAGCGAAAAGAGCGACGCATCGTACGACGGACGAAACGGAGTCAGATCGATCCGAGTGAGCCCGGACGGGAAACATTTGGCGTCCGGCGATCGATCTGGCAATATTCGAATCCACGATCTCTCCTCGTTGGAGGAACTGTGCTTGATCGAGGCGCACGACGCCGAAGTGCTCTGCCTGGAGTATTCCAAATTCTCCCGATACTCGGCGGAGCCTCCGAGGCTGCTCGCCAGTGCCTCCAGGGATAGGCTGATCCACGTGTTCAGCGTCGATCAAGGATACAACTTTTTGCAAACGCTCGACGATCATAGTTCTTCCATCACTGCCGTTAGGTTCTTCAATCAGAGTAATCAGAGCAATCAGATACAAATGGTCTCCTGCGGTGCCGACAAGAGTATTATCTTTAGACAGCTGCAATCG ACACCGGGAGGAATGCCGCAATTCGCCAGGGGTCACAACGCCCAGGGCAAGACCACTCTGTACGATATGGAGGTCGATTCTGGACAGAAACACGTCTTGACCGCCTGCCAGGACAGGAACATAAGGGTTTACAACGTAGCCACGGGTAAACACAGTAAAACGTTCAAGGGGTCTGTCGGCGAAGACGGATCGCTCATCAAAGTGGTTCTAG ACGCATCGGGAATCTACGTAGCTACCTCGTGTACGGATAAGACGTTGTGCGTGTACGATTACTACAGCGGCGAATGCATGGCCACTATGCTCGGTCACTCGGAGTTGGTGACAGGGCTGCGCTTCAGTCCCGACTGTCGCAATCTCGTGTCCGCTAGCGGAGACGGTTGTATATTCGTGTGGCGCGTTCCACGCGACATGGTCGTCACTATGCAGGCGCGTCTCGCTCAGCAAGCGATGCGAGCTGGAAA GAGGCCGTCACAAGTGAACGGCACGGGCATCGACATACAGCTGGACAACGAAACTTTCGGCTCGCCACCGCCGGAATTCCTCGATCCAAACGCGAACCCAACGTCGCAGAACGTAGGCGTGGACTACAGATTCAGCGTGGGCCAGTTACCCCTCTGGGCGAAGAAGCAGATAAACACGACGAACGCGGACGAAGGTGCTGTCCTCGGTTCGAACGTGAGACCCCTCGGTGTGGACCTGCCGAAGGGCAGATGGGCGCAAAGGGTTCAGCAAGGAGACGGTATAACGGTCAAGTCCGTGTACGACAGCGACGAAGTTATACCGTTTCCTCCACCTCGTGGCGCTATCGATTCCGATGGCGGCGGCGGAGGCGGCGGTTCGAAAGATAGTTCGATCGACAGCGGAACCGAGACCAAGTGCAGCAGCGATTATCGCAGGGAAACGATCGTCATCAAAAGG GTGATCGGTGGTAACGTGACTGTAACTAGAGGTAGCAATATCACGGAATTGACGCGACAATCAAGGAGTCGTCATCATACCGACGATAGCAGTCTTGGCAGCTTTAAATTTGAG GATCACGAGAGTACCGAGCACGACGGAGACGTGGAAGATTACTCGGAAGGAGAGAATGGTACAACCGGTTCAGAGAAATCTCATCACAGGTTGATGTATTATCCTGCACCGGAAGATACGGTGTCGAATCAATTCACCGTAAACGCGATGGACGTCGAAGAACTTCGAAG GTCTCAGAGGAGACAGAAGAAGCCTAGAAACGGAGAGAGCGGTCGAACGAGCGAATTAACCGCTTCTGGTAGTCAAGACGACTCGGACTCCGAGGGCGGTGCTTCAACGCCCAGTGCCGAGCGAAATCCTCTGTCTATGTTGTCGGAAGCTAGTTCGGAGGGATTCGACCAACTGGCCAAGCAGAGTCACCGTGAAAAGTTCCTTAAGAACGCTTTTGAATCTCTCAGCGGTGCCGAAGAGCCTACGAATAGAAGCGTCAAAACGACTAGCATCAGTTCCCAGTTTCACGGAAG ACTCAGCGGTAACGGCGATAACGGCGGCAACAACAAGATTCGCAACGCAGCGGTAGTGAACGCAACGAAGCAAGCGAGAGGCGACTCGGACGTCGCGAAGAAGCGCGAAGAGTTGCAAAGGAGAATAGAGGAAACCAGAAGAAAATTGCAAAGC GTCGGCTATAAATCGTCGTTAAAAACCAGTCAAAGCATATCCGACTTGAGCAGCCATATACCGGAGAAACATCATCGTTCGAATAGATTGAGCACAGGTAACAAATCTGGTCAGCAAACCCAATACTCGAAACCGATCAATCCCTGCAAACCTATACCGAATCCAAAGCCCCCGTTAAAACCTCAACAACTCGTTAACAAAATATCGGTTGTGGGTAATGCGCCACTTAAGCTAGATATTCCGAACGATAATTGCTTATCCAAAAGTCCGACTACGTCGTGCGTAAATGACAAGACAAAACCGTCTCTTAGTCGACCGTTAACGTTAACCTTAAAGAAAACTGAAAAGTATAAGCTATCGCTGAATAAACCGAATCAATCTTTGCCCGAATCGCCCGTCTGCGAAGAGCTAAAGCTCTTAAAGGAACAGTGCAAAAAGAACGTTAGCCGATTCGCGAGATTCGCTCAGAAAAGGAGATCGTGTAGTTACTTTATCGGACTCGATGACAACGAGGAAGACATGGAAAATATAGCCAAGTCTTTCGAGAGTTTGCCCGCGATGAACGAGCGCAACATAGAAAACTTGAACGACCCGATGGACGACGGGGACGAAGGGAACGGAAACTTCAGCGACGATTCCCTGGAAGGTGACTTTAAGAATCCACCTCGACGATGCGTCAGCGATTATCAGATAAACATGCATATCGATCATCAACAAGGCACTCAGAGAAACTATTCCACGTATCAGACTTTCTCGAAACGAATACTAACCGGTTCTCAAGAAAGCATCCTTTCGGACGCCTCGGTCGAGTCTTTCTCGAAAGGAAGCGCTGAAATTTTGGATTATAGCCACTACGACAACGACAGGCATTCGAGCGCGAGCTTCTTCTTGTCCCGCCGAAAGATGCAAGCTGGTCGAAGTCACGAAAGCATTCTCACGGATGAATCCGATTATCAGATGTTCCCGTTGCACGAGAACATCGATCACCGAAGCACCGAAAGCGTGTTGACCGACGACTCGGACTCTTTAGTGAAATCCGCGCCGTTGGAGATGCTGTTCGATTCTCACTATAAACGAAAAAGGCAAAATTCGGAAACGTACAGCGGTAATCCCAACAACGCCGTGATACCATCGAGCAATACCGAAAATTCTGCCAACGATCCAACGTCTTGTCGGGCTGTATTCAGATCGAAATCGCTGCAGGACACGCGAATAAGCCAAGCCAGGAACGAGAATAGCTATTCGGAGGATAACGCGCAGCCGGCAACTTGCATCTACTACGAGTTCAATTTCAACGATCAGAGCGACACGAACGTCGAAATGAGAATTGGAACTAAATCGGACACCATGTCACGAAGCAATAGCCTAAAAGTTGCAAAGGAACCGCAGTCGATGTTGATTCTGAACGATTTCGTGGCTCACAAACCACCGAAACCTAAACGCAACTCGGCTCGAACGCAGAGCATGCGGAACAGAGCACGCCCCGCCTGGAACAAGTACGTAGACTCTGCGTCTCAGTCTTCCTGCGTCAAACCCGCTGATTCCGACAACTATCCGAACAAGTCTCACGGGGAGGAACGAGCAGCCAGAAACGGTGCCGAAGTAAAGTCCGATACGAACGAATCTTTGCACGCTTCCAAGAGGATCGAGCAGTTGTTGCAACCCTCCAGCTATTCTTTGCAGCCAAGCGACGATAAAGATTCGAAGACCAAGTTTTACAGCCTGCAGACTCGTCGGGCCGACAAAGGTATCGCGTACGACGCGGGTGGACCGATGGACAACTTTGCCTTCGATCCAAACGATTCCTCTTGTCAAACGAAGAGTTATCGAGGCCGCGACGTGGACGAGGATCAAATAGATGCCTCCCACGCGGAGAGAAATCGACATCGTTGCTTCGAGAATCAGATACCAACGAAAGACACGCAGGAGACCTACGACTCTCTGGAGCCTCCCACGACAGTCTCCTGCGACTTGCAAGCGACCGGCATGCAAAACGCTTCGAATCTATTGACGACGAACGAACGCATCGACAATTTGGACGCTAGCGTCGATCTCAGAATCACTCGAGCCATCGAAGGGACCGTTAAGTTGCTCTCCAAGGAATTCGAAAACTTGGTGAGAAGGGAGCAATACCTTATGAAGGAGAAGTGTCTGCGAATGTCGCATTGCCAGGAGACGAGCGAAAACTTCGCCAAGCTGGAGGCGGAAAGGGACGGCAGATTTTGTTCGTTGAGGCGCGACATAAGATTCCATTCCGGTGGCGAGGATAGCGATTGCGCGGACACGTCTGCGATGGACAAGTCGATGATGGAAAGCGGTTCCTCCACGTCCGCTTCGAGCTGCACGAACTCGCCGAAGCGAATGTGGCCGCCAGCCTCGCGCTGCCAAAGTCACACGAAGTGGACTAAAACGTTGCCCACCATTAACCAAGCTATTCTACCATCCAAGCATCTGTACGCAG TTGGCAGTAGTGGGGGGCGAATCTCGTCAAAAGTTTTTGACAGCGAAGAAGAGGGGGGTGGCATGCGACGTGCCTGCTCGCTGAGTGATCTTTCCGTCAGCCCGCCAAATAGGTTACTGCATGGCCCGATACAAG TTTCAGGAAAAGTAGGTAATAAGAACGCGAACGCTTCGGCGAGAAGTGGACTAGGAAGTGCAAATAGCGGGAATCAGTCGCGGCACGGTTCGACGAAGAATCATTCTTCTCACATGACAAGGAGCAGCAGCGTTGGCGTCCTAAATCAG AGTGACTCGGAATCGGACGTTGGAGCTGGAAACAACAGGGGTTGGAACAATCAGACGGGCAGCAACAGAATCAGCGGGTTGATGAGGCCGACGATCAGTTCGCAAAACAAAATCAATCATCAGGCGAAGTCGAACTCCTCTTCTAACAGCAATTTGCCTTCCGTTCTCAGAAGAAGAGGAATGCAGGGAGCATATTCAAGTG TAAATCTAAGTCAAGTGGGTAATCAGGAAGATTCAAGTTCGGAAGATACTTCCTCTAATGGAAACGGTGGAAAACCGGCGCTTCCACCGAGACCTCGAAGTATCAGCATCGACCACTCCACGACGAG CTTAAGTCTACCCGGTACAACGGTAAGAAGGTCGGGATCGACGACGATTATAACTAACGGTCGTAACGGAAATAACACGATGGGACAGAATGCAAGTCGGATGACGACGACAAATCGCAATCAATTAGATCCTAGCCCACAGGAACTTCCAGTTAAAGATACCGATCGTGCCATCGATGTAGCCAGTGCCGAAT TAGGCACGGATAAAACATTAG TGTCAACGCAACTGTGCAATACAATCGCAGACGAATTAACACGAACAGCAGACAATGTCGTGCAACTGTACAAACGTTTAACGATAGATAACGAGGATGATCCGTCTCGAGCGAGCATTGACAGGGACACGATGTTGCGCGGCCTCGAGTCGTCCGTAAACGAGACGATGCGCACATTGCGACTGGTGGTTTCAGGTGGCGAGGGCCACGAAGGTTCCACCAATCCCGAAAACGTTACAATGAACGAAGCCACCGCCAAATTCCAAGAACTGCTTGCTGGCCAAGACCAAGGAAAAGTGGTTAACATGATGCAGCAATACTCCGAGTTGCTACTAAACATGATGCAACAGAGAATGGGAGGGACGCAATCGAGCCATACGTAA